One Amaranthus tricolor cultivar Red isolate AtriRed21 chromosome 10, ASM2621246v1, whole genome shotgun sequence genomic window carries:
- the LOC130825204 gene encoding DNA-directed RNA polymerases II, IV and V subunit 9A, which produces MSTMKFCRECNNILYPKEEREQKILLYACRNCDHQEIADNNCVYRNEIHHSVGERTQVLQDVAADPTLPRTKSVRCTQCNHGEAVFFQATSRGEEGMTLFFVCCNPSCGHRWRD; this is translated from the exons ATGAGTACCATGAAGTTTTGTCGCGAATG CAACAATATTCTGTACCCGAAAGAGGAAAGGGAACAAAAGATCCTCCTTTACGCTTGCCGTAATTGTGATCACCAG GAGATTGCTGATAACAATTGTGTATACAGAAATGAGATACATCACTCTGTTGGAGAGCGTACACAGGTGCTACAAGATGTTGCCGCTGATCCAACTCTTCCCCGTACTAAGTCTGTTCGCTGTACTCAATGCAATCATGGAGAAGCTGTCTTTTTCCAG GCAACATCTAGAGGAGAGGAAGGTATGACATTGTTCTTTGTATGCTGCAATCCAAGCTGTGGACATCGATGGAGAGACTGA
- the LOC130825205 gene encoding bZIP transcription factor 53-like translates to MSQSNDTYDVKNVVVRPTKSSGTSEGSSDFVMDEKKRRRMESNRESARRSRQRKQQHLDELLKQVSALTRENEDIGKKIDEVSGILSKFEAQNKVLNSAKDGLAAKLDSLESLIEVGKIVGGSSSGGNYDDVNSDPMMKPWQLPCPPSMPIYASTSLDRFKF, encoded by the coding sequence ATGTCGCAATCAAATGATACATACGATGTCAAAAACGTCGTCGTCCGACCAACAAAAAGCTCAGGAACATCTGAAGGAAGTAGCGATTTCGTAATGGATGAGAAAAAACGTCGGAGAATGGAATCGAATCGTGAATCGGCAAGAAGATCGAGGCAAAGGAAGCAACAACACCTTGACGAATTGTTGAAACAGGTGAGTGCATTAACGAGAGAAAACGAAGATATTGGGAAGAAAATCGATGAAGTTTCTGGAATTCTTTCGAAATTTGAAGCACAAAATAAGGTGTTGAATTCGGCTAAAGATGGTTTAGCTGCTAAATTGGATTCTCTTGAATCGTTGATTGAGGTTGGTAAGATTGTTGGAGGATCATCTAGTGGGGGTAATTATGATGATGTTAATTCTGATCCAATGATGAAGCCATGGCAATTACCTTGCCCCCCTTCTATGCCTATCTATGCTTCAACAAGCCTTGACAGATTCAAATTCTGA